In Zea mays cultivar B73 chromosome 7, Zm-B73-REFERENCE-NAM-5.0, whole genome shotgun sequence, the following proteins share a genomic window:
- the LOC103631923 gene encoding uncharacterized protein LOC103631923, which translates to MTAYKMAGIGEAAGTKEREHIYPPIMMKGGSKKEVAGAAAVVAILLVLQLMAAPPTAMAARSPRGAVPDGSLATTPKVTMLSATLCYTGETCKYITCLTPACSCNYDDRRCYIIFTPAAA; encoded by the coding sequence ATGACTGCCTATAAAATGGCCGGGATCGGTGAGGCTGCTGGAACCAAGGAGAGAGAGCATATATATCCACCGATCATGATGAAGGGTGGCAGCAAGAAGGAAGTGGCCGGTGCGGCGGCGGTGGTGGCCATACTGCTGGTTCTGCAGCTGATGGCAGCTCCACCGACGGCCATGGCCGCCCGCTCGCCGCGCGGAGCCGTGCCGGATGGCTCCCTCGCCACGACGCCCAAGGTGACGATGCTGTCAGCCACGCTGTGCTACACGGGGGAGACATGCAAATACATTACCTGCCTCACTCCTGCTTGCTCCTGTAACTATGATGATCGTCGCTGCTACATCATATTTACTCCTGCTGCTGCTTGA